The genomic segment GCACCACTATACCTATAAAGCCGAGCACTATGCTCGGAATTGCCGCCAACAGTTCTATTCCGGTCTTGAGAATATCCCTCAAAAAAACCGGCGCCACCTCTGAAATGTATATGGCGGCGGCAAGCCCCAGCGGTACAGCTATAAGAATGGCCCCAAAGGTGACAAAAATGGAGCCCATTATCAGAGGAAGAAGGCCGAATTGAGGGGGCTCCGATATAGGGTACCAGTTGGTACCTGTTATGGTGCCCAAAAGATCGCTTCCGACAAAAAAGTTATAACTCTCTTTGAACAGAAATACAAAGATCAGCCCCACCATTATTATGGTGGCGGCTCCCGATAAGAGGATGGCCCCTTCTATGAGCCTTTCCAGAAGATTCTTTGTCATCTTCCCTTCACCTTTAAAGGCACAAAGCCCATGTCCTTAACTATTGCCTGCCCTTGCTTTGTAAAAACATAATCTATGAAACCTTTTATCACCCCTGCAGGGGCTCTGTTCGTATAAAAAAAGAGCGGCCTGGCTATCGGGTATTGTCCGTTGGCGCAGGTGATCTCGTCAGGGAAAACATAGGAGGCACCCTCTTTTTTGGCAACAGAAAGGACCTTGGTCCTGTCGGTTATATAGCCCAGGCCTATATAGCCGACAGCTTCCGGGTTTGAAGCCACTTCTTCAACTATCGCCTGGGTCGAAGGCAGCATAAGCACTTCCCTGGCAAACTCATTGGGGTTCTTCTTGCTGCCCAGCTTTACTATCTCTTCAAGAAAAAAGACATGCGTCCCGGAGTTCCTGTCCCTGGAAAGCGCAACGATCTCCTTATCAGGCCCCCCGAGTTCTTTCCAGTTAGTGGTCTTTCCGTTAAAGACATCCGAGAGCTGTTTTACTGTCAGTTTGCTTATCGGGTTCTTATGGGAAGTCACCACCGCTACTCCGTCGCTTCCCACCTGGATCTCGTTGGGAAATACTCCGGCCTTGACCGCAAGTTCTATCTCATGTTTGGTCATGTCCCTGGAAGAAAGGGCGATATCGGCATTGTTGTTTATCAGCGCGGCTATCCCAACACCCGAGCCGCCTCCGGTGACCGCAATAGGGATCTGCTTGCCTTGCATATAGTCTTCGGCAAGCGCCTGCGCAAGGTTGACCATAGTATCGGAACCTTTGATCTGGACTATCTTATTGCGCGCGCAGGAAGAAAAGATGAGACAGGCAAACACAAAAAAAAAGAGGAACAGGGGAACTTTCGGGAAAGATTGTTTGAATGCTTTCATTTGACGACCAAGGATATTATAACACCAAAATTTGGTAAAATATGGGTAATGAAAAGAATTCTAAACGGCTTTATAGCGGTCCTCCTTATCGGTTTGTGCGCCCCTGCCATGGCAGCAGAATACGACGGCTTGTGGTTCATGGGCTTTAACCTCAACAAAGATGTTTTTGGAAATGATACGGGAAAACTGGTGCGGCAGGCCGTAAATTATGCCGTTGACAGAAATTACATCTCTTCGCAGATCATCGGAGACGGCAACACTCCTACCACCGTGCTGCCTCCCGGTATGGATGGACAGGACGGCTCAATAAAAGGCTATATCTATGACCGTACAAAGGCAAAAGCGCTAATGAAAAAGGCCGGTTATTCAATGAAAGATAAAAGGCTTAAAGGTCTCGTCCTTCTTCATACGGACGGGGACAAGACAGTAAAGATCGCCGAAGCGATAAAGGGCTACCTTTCCTCTATCGGCATCGGCATAAAACTCAAGCAGATGGACTACGAGGACCAGCAGGCCTGGGACAGAGCCCTTTCTTCAGGAAAACACCATCTGTTCCTTATGGGCTACAAGGCCCCTGACGAATTTGACGGACCACAAAAGGGTTTTCGCAGCGCCTCAGGGTTCCTGAATGACCTTTTTCATTCAAAGGGGAGCGCAAATTTTTTCTTTTTGAGGGATGAGGGGCTTGACAGCCTCATAGACGGGGACAGGCCAAAAGAAGCCTCGCTGAGGTTGCAGGAAGACCCTGCAACTGTTAATCTTTTCTATATAACGGTATTATGAAAAACCATCTGGTCCCAAGCAGCTATGTTAACAGCGTCTATGATATAGACCTGGATTCTTTAAAAAGTAAGGGCATCTGTGTTCTTCTCATAGACCTCGACGATACGCTTTTGCCAAGGAGCGAATCCAGGATACCCCTTAAGACATACAGCTGGATAGAAAAGGCAAAGGAGCTTGGATTTGAAGCATATCTTGCTTCTAACGGCACCAGGGTGGAGCGGCTCAACAAGATAGCGTCCGACCTGGGTATCGAGGGCCTGGCACTTGCCTTTAAGCCTTTCCCGTTCGCCTTTAAAAAACTGCTGTCAAAAGCGGGAGTTACCGCATCCAAAGCGGCCGTTATAGGCGACCAGTTGATGACGGATATCCTTGGAGGGAACCTTTTCGGAGCCTACACCATCCTGGTAAATCCGCTGTCGCCGGAGAGATCGCTGGTCAGGATCCCCTACAGGCTGTTCGAAAGTTTTGTGGCTGGGGTGTTAAAGATCAAGGTCGAGAACTAACTTATTGCCTTAAGCGCTTTCTTGATCGCTTCCTCTATCGAGGGTTTCTGAGAAAAATCTATACCGCAGCTCATTGCCGCTGTCCTGGCCTCTTTTGCTCCGTAGCCCAGAGCCATCAGGGCCGAAACAATGTCTTTTAAGAGCGGTTCTTCTGTCGATATCGAAAGCGGGGTCTGCCCGGATTCGGATTTATAGGCTTTTGCCAGTTTTTCCTTCAGTTCCACTATCAGTCTTTCAGCGGTCTTTTTACCGACCCCGCTCGCAGAGCTCAAAAGCGCCACATCCCCTTTTGTGATAGAAGCTATCAGCAGCCTAGTTTCAAAAGAGGAAAGCAGGCTCATTGCGGCTTTGGGACCGATCCCCGAAACCGAAATAAGATGCTTGAAGAGACTTTTTGTTTCTTTGTCCGGAAATCCGAACAAAGCGACAGCATCCTCTCTAACCGCAAAAAAAGTATCTATCCTGATCTTTTCTCCTTTTTTGGGCAGCGAGGCAGCCATCGATAGAGGGATCATAATATCGTATCCGACCCCGTTAACGTCCACCGTGATCAGGTTGTTTTCCGAGGCTTCAAGCGTTCCGCAAATATGGCTCAGCATGACAGGGCTCTCAGTTTCCTGGAATTCACATGGCAGATCGCTATAGCCAGAGCATCCGCCGCATCATCGGGCTTTGGAGTTTCCTTGCATTTAAGCAGCATTTTCACCATGTACTGGATCTGTTTCTTATCGGCTTTGCCGTATCCGGTCAATGCCTGCTTTACCTGAAGCGGGGTGTATTCGGCAACAGAAACCCCCTGTTTTGCCGCCGTCAGCAGTATCACGCCTCGCGCCTCCCCCACTTTTATCGCCGTCTTTGCATTGGAGGTAAAAAACAGCTGTTCAACCGCCACGCTGTCCGGAGAAAACCTTGCTATCAGGTCGGAAAGTTGATCCGAGATCTCTGCCAGGCGTTCGTCCTGTCGTTTTTTTGAAGAGGTCCTGATGGCTCCGTACTCCAGCACTTCTATCCTGTTCTTTTCTTCTTTGATAAAGCCGTAGCCGGTGGTGGCGGTCCCGGGGTCAATTCCCATTACGATCATGGAAGGATTATAACATTTGAGAAGAAATCTTCCAATAGAAAGGAGCTTAGAATGGGACTGCACCTGTTATTCTGATCGCTGCTTATCGTTATCACTAATCTATCACCAATTTTATCTATCCCTAATAACCCGAATGGAAGTATCTCTAATCGCTCTAATGAACCCTAATGACGCGAATCCGGATAAGCGTTATTTGAGTTCATTAGGGTTATTAGAGGTTTGTCTCATTGGAGTTATTAGTGATAAACCAATTAGCGAGAGATTCGCGACACTTAGAAAGCAGAATTCTTATTCAAAACAAAACTCTAATTACCGCACTACTATTTACTGAGGATGATACTAATCGGCTCTTCTGTAATTTGAGAGCCTTACCTTTTCTCTTGCTCCTATCGGGAGCGTTCCGTACATTTTTTGCATCATATCGGACCTGCTTTTTTCCTGCCTGTGGGTGCAGCCGTCATAGTACTGGCACGGGGTCCCGACCTCTGTTATCTCTTTACATCTAGGACATTTTATCTGACCGTCTTTAAGCAGCAGTTTGTTGCAGGACGAGCACCTGATCTCTTTTTTGGACATTTTTGCCTCCGAACAAGTTTTTTTCAACACAACAAGACGCTTACATTAGTATATCGAGAGGAATTGCGAAGGATTTCAGCCTATTCTAAACTCGCACAGAAAAATCAAAAAACAAATGTTCTCTGTCTCAAATCCATAAACGGACCGCATTGTCATCACCTGTTATTGCGATCCGGCAGTTATCAGGTAAAAGGGCTACGGTTTTAATATCTCGGCTATACGAAAACCAAAATTAAGGTCTTGCCGGGCGTAGCTCTCCCTTCCTCTGTAGAAAGCAAGAAGATGATCCGGGTATTCAATAACTCTAAAAGAAGCACCTCGCACAACTCTGCAATCATTATTATTCGGATCCGGCCTGGAATTAATAGGATCTATCAGATCCCTGGGATCATAACTGCCATACCAGTCTTTACACCATTCCGTTATATTGCTGGCCATATCAAATACACCTGAAGGAGTCGCGCCTAAAGGTAAGAAATCAACAGGCAGTGTCTCTCCATTTCTCGTGTTCACACGCCCTTCATACGGCTCATCTCCCCAAGGATACCTTCTCCCCTCATTTCCCCTTGCCGCATATTCCCATTGAGCCTCGGTCGGAAGACTGAATTTTCTAAGCCCCTCGCCTCCTATTCTCGGCATCTCTAGCCCGCTTAGAAAATCACAATACCTTTCCGCATCATACCAGCTGATGCCTCCGACCGGATGCATTGCATATTCCGGATCAGCCACAATATTGGGTATGCTAAATCCCATCAAATGAAGATAACCAAGATATTCACCGTTTGTAACAGGATATTTTCCTATCGCGAATTCGCTTAATTTTACCTGCCTTATCGGTCTGGTGTCCGAAAAATAATCACTTCCCATTGGGAAAGACCCGCTTGTAAAGTTTATCATTTCAGGGATCCTCAGTTTTATCTCCCCGAATACCGGCCGGAACAATACATGTCTAGCTCCCATTCCAGTGATTCTCATCCCGTTTATTACCAAAGCCATATATTCCTCCTTTACTCGAGCAGAGTTTTCTGCCTTGAGCCCTTATGGCAAACCCTCATCTGTACACTATTATCGTATTACCATGCCGGATATTTCATATAATTCCAGGATAATAGAATGGCAGTTTATTGACAGCATTATTGAAAAGACGGCAGAAGAACCAATACATTATAAATGAGGCGTTCAGCAGTTTAGTCGGAATCAGCGCAAATTATTCCGTCTTCCACCATTCGTCGCTTATTTCGTCCGCGGGGCCTTCGTCAAAGGCTTCGGGAGGAAAAAGCTCTTCCGGCATTACCCCGAGCCCTACCATCGTGTCTGCAACATAACGGAAAGGAGGGCCGGCATGCTTTTTTGTGTCGGGCACTATCTTCATGACCCTTGTTTCGCCGTGAAGCTCATAAAGGGTCAAAGACTCTCTGACCTTTTTCACCTTCAGGTAATCAAAAGAGTTAACATTGATATAGACCCTGCCGTTCAAAAAAAGCGTCGGGTCTTCTTTGTTCACCGAGACCCGCATTATAAAGCCCTTGCCTTTTTTAAGGACCCTTTCTTTTTCGGTCTCAAAATAGATCACATATCCAAGGTCCCAAAGCAGGTTCATCATGTCCCGCTTGTTATAAACTATCCCCTCGTTGACAATGAACTGGAGGTCTTTTTTGCTCTTATCGTTCTGCGCCATTATTGCCCCTCCTTTTACAGCTCTGTCCGCTTACGAGTTATTATACAACCTGAAGACCGGTTTGCAATATCGCTTTTGCGTTTTTTTTCACCCGGATCCTTCAAGTTTTAATTCCCTGATCTTAACTCCCGTATCCGAATGCCTCATAAGCACTTCTCCCACCAGGACCGCGCAGGCCCCTGCCTTTTTTACGCGCCTGACATCATCGGCAGACTTAATGCCGCTTTCCGAAACAAGGACCGTTTTTCTGCCTGCCGGGATCCTTGCGGCAAGGCGCTCTGTGGTTGCGAGGTCCACCTTAAAGGTCTTAAGATCGCGGTTGTTTATTCCGATGATCCTGGCCGGGGTCTTTAGCGCTCTTTCCATCTCCTCTTCGCTGTGGACCTCCAGCAGCACCCGCATTCCCAGGTTCCTGATTATCTTTATGAACTCCGCAAGTTTTTCGTCATCAAGGACAGCTGCAATAAGCAGGATGGCATCTGCCCCGTTCATCCTGGACTCATATATCTGGTCCTCGTCAATTATGAAATCTTTGCGCAGGACAGGTAGCCTGACTGCTTTTGACACTTTCTTAAGATCGTCTATGCCGCCTTCAAAATACTTTCCATCGGTAAGCACAGACACCGCGTTTGCTTCCGCTTTCTCGTACTTTTTGGCGGTCTTTACGGGGTCAAAGTCCTGACTGATCACCCCAGCGGTGGGAGAAGCCTTTTTAACTTCGGCTATCAGGGCAACGGGCTTTGAGACAGCGGCAAAAAAATCCCTCGGCGGCGGACTTTTCTTAACAAGCTTCTTAAGGTCCAGCCCCCGCATCTTTATCTTGAGCGCCGTTACCTCCTGCCTTTTGTCAAAGATAATATCGTCCAGTATCATGAGTAATTAAAATATACCTCAGTTGATGAGGCCTTACAAGGCGGGTATAATCAGAGTTGCGGGATCAAAAATGAATTACCACACCCCTGTTCTGCTTAAAGAATCTGCCGACCTGTTAGTAAGCGGCAAAGAAGGCTTTTATGTGGATGCCACGGCGGGAGGCGGCGGACACAGCGTTGAGATACTTAAAAGGATCGTTCCGTCCGGAAAGCTTGTGGCCTTTGACCGCGACGAAGAATCCCATGAGCAGCTGGCAATAAAACTGCGGCAGGAGGGTCTTGAAGATTATTGTATATCCGTACATGACAATTTTTCTTCGCTAAAAGAACATTTGGCCCTAATGAACATTAAAAAGATCTCGGGGATCCTTTTTGATCTCGGCGTTTCTTCTAGACAGATAGACGAACCCTTTAGGGGGTTCAGTTATATGAAGGACGGTCCGCTTGATATGAGAATGGACCAAAGATCTGCCGTGACCGCCGAACAGGTCCTTAACTCGGCTTCCGGAAAGGACCTGGAAGCCATTTTGAGGAACTATGGCGAAGAAAGGATGGCAAAAAGGATCATTAACAGCATTGTTTCTTCAAGGCCGCTTTCTTCAACCTCCGAGCTCTGCGGCGCCGTAAGGCGCGCTGTGCCAAAGCCCATGTCAATGGCGGCCTGTGTCAGGGTCTTTCAGGCCCTGCGCATACATGTTAATAAAGAACTGGAAAGTCTTGAAACAGCTCTTGCTGACGCTGTGAAGCTGCTTGAAAAGGGCTCAAGGATAGTTGTAATATCTTACCACAGCCTTGAGGACCGCATAGTCAAGCAGTTCTTCAGAACTCAGTCGCTGGACTGCATTTGCGATAACAGGGCGCCAAAGTGCACCTGCAGCCATAAAAAGGCCCTTAAGATACTGACAAAAAAGCCCGTGTGCGCTTCGCGTCGGGAGGTCTTAGAAAATCCCCGGGCAAGGAGCGCTAAACTGCGCGCAGCGGAAAGGATGTAAAAATGAGAGCCAAAGCGCTCATCTTTCTCTTTGTCTTTATCTCGATGACCATGATCCACTTGTGGCTGAACTCCTATATTATTTCTGCGGGCTACAGAAGCAATGAACTTGCAAAGGAACTGAACGAGATCAGGGGAAAGAACCGGCAGCGGATGGCAGAGATCGCTTCCGCCTCCCACCTTGGCAAGATCGAGGCCAAGGCACGTTCACAGCTTAATATGGTATATCCGGAAAAGGTCAATTTTATCGTCATAACCGGGGAAGCCCAGCATAAGTAGCTTATCTTTCGTCGCTTAACCTAAAGCCGAACAGCTGAGTATTTTTGCTGTCAGGATTAATGATGAGTCCGTAGTCAAATATCAGATAAGGAAAAGTGGCGGTAGCCCCGGCAGTAAAGCGGTCCTTTGTCCACCCCCCCCTCAGCACAAGGCCGTTGGTGATCTTAGATTCAACTCCGTAATGCATAAAAGTGGTGGCCCCGTTGGGCGATTTGAGGTCCCTGAACTCGCCTTCCGCCACTATCTTGGCATTCTTCATGGTCTCCGGACTCAGGCAAAGACCCAGCCTTACAGAGGTTGAAACCGGAACATTGTTCTTGACAAGGTCCTGTAAAAGGATACCGGCGGTAAGCTCACTGGAAAGGCCCGCTTTTAGTCCCGCGTCCGCCGTCCAGCCCCTTTGTGAAGAAGAAGCAAGATCATAGGCAACATTCTTTTGAGTTATACCCCAGCTGATGCCGTTGTCGCCCATCGTGCCGAAGGAGATCGCGGTGACACCGCTTTTCTGCCCGGCCTTGTCCTCTTTTCTCCAATAGGCAAACCCGACCTGTTTTGTGGCAAAAGAATATGAATCGTTAATGTTGTTCTGGTCCGTATTGACATCCATGTAGTTCTTGATGAACTGCGTGGCAGCTGTGGACAGGCCCGCCGGATTATAATAGACTGCATCGCTGTCGTCCGCCACCGAAACAAAAGCCCCTCCCATGCCCAAAGCGCGTACGCCTATGCCGTCCTTAAGAACGGAATCAAGAAAAGGATCTGCATGTGAAGCAGAGGCCAAAACCCAAAATCCTAAGCACAAAACACTAAATAAACCTAAAATCCTAAGCACAAAACTTTCTCTTGTGGTTTTAAATTTTGAATTTTGGATTTGTTTAGGATTTAGAATTTTGGATTTAGGGTTTCTGGCTTTTGTCATTTCGATCATATAATTGTATACTAATAACATGGATTCGGCAATCAACAAGGTCAAGGTCCGCTTTGCTCCCTCCCCCACCGGCTATCTGCACATGGGAGGGGCCAGGACCTCTCTATACAACTGGCTGTTCGCCAGGAAAAACAGGGGCGTTTTTCTTCTTCGGATCGAGGACACTGATAACGCCCGCTCTACAAAGGAGGCTGTGCAGGCCATCCTTGACGGCCTCTCCTGGCTCGGCATGGACTGGGACGAGGGCCCCTTTTATCAGACACAAAGGCTTGACCTGTACGGGGACTTTGCGGGCAAACTGCTTGAAAGCGGCAGGGCATACAAATGCTTCTGCACAAGCGAGGAACTTGCCGCCCAGCGCAAAGAAGCCGAGTCAAAAAAAGAAGCGCCCATGTACAACGGCCGCTGCAGGGGCCTTAACAGGGAACAGATCTCGGCGCTGGAGGCAGAGGGCAAAAAATGCGTTCTGCGCTTTAAGACCCCCAAAAGCGGGACCACTGTGGTAAGCGACATGATCAGGGGCGATGTAAAGTTCGAGAACCTGCTCCTGGATGATTTTGTCATCGTAAAGTCCGACGGCTTCCCGACCTATAATTTTGCCGCGGTGGTAGATGACCATCTTATGGACATCAGCCATGTGATAAGGGGGGACGACCATCTTTCAAACACTCCAAGACAGGTCCTTATGTACGAAGCCTTTGGTTTTTCGCTGCCAAAATTCGCCCACATACCGATGATCCTTGGAAAAGACAAAGCCCGTCTTTCAAAACGGCATGGAGCAACTTCCGTAATAGCCTACAAGGACATGGGCTATCTTCCGGAAGCCATGGTCAATTACCTGGCGCGCCTGGGCTGGGGCCACGGCGATCAGGAAGTATTCAGTGTTGACGAATTGATAGAGCTTTTTGACATAGAAAGGGTGAGCAAGACGCCTGCGGTGTTCGACATGGACAAACTTGACTGGTTAAACTCGATCTACATCAAACAGTCGCCCCCGCAGAGGATCGTCCTGATGACAAAACCGTTCCTTGAGGCCGCGTATCCTTCATATAAAGAACTGGAGAAAACCCCCGAAGGCAGGGAAAAGATAGAAAAAATAGTCGTTTGTCTGCTTGAAAGGATGAAAACACTTAAGGATATAGTGGCTCTCTCTGACTTCTTCTTCCTGGACGAGATAACCTATGACCAGAAAGCGATCGAAAAGCATATGAAGGAAGAAGGGGTAAAAGAGATACTGTCAAAGCTCGGCAGCGCCCTTAAGAGCGTTAACCCCTTTACAAAGGATAATATCGAAACCGCCTTCAGGGGGCTTGCCGCAGAGCTCGGCATAAAAGCCGGTAAAGTCATCCATCCCGCAAGGGTGGCCCTTACAGGAAGGTCCGATTCCCCGCCGATGTTCGATACCGTCGAAATAATCGGCAAAGAAGTGTGCCTAAAAAGGCTTGAGAAAGCTTTTCAACTGCTTCAATAATCGTTTTTCCCAAAACCCGGCATTCTCCGCAAAAAAGTGAAATTTCTGTTTTTTTGAACCGACATTGTCTTGTATCGGATCTTGTGAAAGGAGTATTCTATGCCATCTGCAGCAAGTCTTGTCCCGCAAAAGGGTCCGGTTGCTCTTTTTGCCAACAGCGCCAATAGAGCGGTACAGGGCTTTTCCCTTTTGGAGATCAATGGAAAGCCAAGGATAGTTGAAGTGGTAACTCCTTCAACTGAGCGCGCAAGATACAGCGGCCTTCTTTCCTGGATAGAAGAAAGGGACCTGTACTTCCACAGTATTGACACAAGCGAAAGGCTTTCCCCAAGCAAAAGATGCGCTGCAGAGCTGCGGAGTGCCGATGCCGTAATTATTCCCTCTGCACTACCGGGCAGCAAAACGGAAGAGGCTCTCTATCAAAGCTTTCTCGGTCCGGTAAGACAGGGAACAGCGCTAATTCACCCGATCTCTATGAGGAATATGGCCGGGGTGTTTAACTACAATTACTTTTACGGAAGCGGCGCAATGCAGGCACAGTATGAGGCCGTACTTAGCTGCGCTTCACAGATAGTAAGGGTTGATTTTGCCCAGATACTGTTCAACGCCGCAAAAAGCCTCGGGTTTGAGCTTCAGACAAAAAGGGATCGCAATTTTGCTTTTGCGGAAAGGTTCCAACTCAGGTACATGATGCCCGGAGGCAATTGGGAACTGCCTAACCGGGAGCTTAACGAGGCTTCGGGGCTTCTGCAGAACGGTGGCCTTAAAGGCAATATCTTTTTTGCAAGCCCGCACGCCGATGATCTGGTCATTGCCGCCGGAGCTTTTGTCGCCAGCCTGACCGCAAAGGGCTGGAACTGCCTTGACCTTGTCTTTGCAAGCGGCCAGGGCGGCGTCACAGCTGATTTCATACTTAAGAATAAAGAACAGCTGCTCGGCTCCCTGCCCGCCAGAAGCGCAGAAAGACAGCTTTTACTGAACAATTATTACGTTCTTGAGGCCCTGCCTCCCGGAAGCGAGGAAAGCAAGGCTGCCGAAAGGTTCATAAAGACATTCGTCAGGATGAGTGAGCTTGCCGAAACAGATAAGCCTCTCGGGGCCGTTCCCGAACTGCTCAACCTGCCCTTTTATGACAACAGGAATCCCGACGGCAGCAGAGTAATACTGCCGTTCGAATACGACCTGGTCCGGACGGCTCTTGCGCACAATTTTGACAGGGTGGACATGGTGTTTGCTCCGCTCAAGGGCGATATGCATCCCGATCATGTGGCAACAAGGACCATAGCGCTTAAAATAGCCGCGGGACTCGCGGTAGAACAGGGATCCCCGATACCCGTTTTTTCTTATGCCTCGCCCTGGTTCACCGGAGCCACCCCTATCAACGCACTCCTTTATTATCAGCCTCAGAGCGGTTTTTCAAAACAATATCCGGCAGTCAAGTCATTTGGAAGAGCTCTGGCCATTGCAGGGACAGAACTTTCCTGCGGCTTTGCCGCGGCCCCTCCGGCCCTGGGCGCTTACTGCGGGGGAGATACGGACAGGATAATAGCTGAAGGGTTTAATATCTCTGTCAAACAATAAGAGGAAGGAGGTCGGGCAAACGTTCTTTGTTCCATTTTTCGCGATCTAACATAAAAGGAGAAAAGAAATGTCCGCCAGTCATATCGTTGTCGGAGAAGGCCGCACGAACTGTTCGAGGCTTGCAAACTCTTTCGCTCGCATAGGCATACCTTCTATTGGCTTTCGCGCAGACAAGTTGTCCGTACATGTTTTCAGGAACAGGGAAGAAATGGGCAGAGCGGCAGCTTTTGCTTTTGAACAACAAGTGCAAAGAGTGGTTGACAGACACGGGGCTTTTAGAGGCATCTTTGCGGCAGCCCCGTCGCAAAACGACGTCTACGCCAGTCTTATCCAAAGCGGCACTTTCCCGTGGCAGGCGGCAGAAGGACTTTTTATGATGGACGAGTACACAAAACTTTCTCCGACCGATCCCAGAAGCTTCCGTTATTATCACAACACAAAGCTCTGGGGGCCTCTTCTTTCCCTTGGCAGGGCTCTTGACCCGCAAAAGATCTTTCAATTGTACGGAGAAGCCCAACCCGAAGCTGAATGCTTAAGATATGCCGGCCTGCTTGCCGCAGGCAAAGCTCCCGTTGTTGTTGAAGGCGGCTTTGGGGAAATCAATGCCCACATAGCCTTTAACGATCCTCCTGAAGCTGATTTTGGAGATCCTTTCCTTGTCAAACTCATCGAGCTTGCCATTGAAGCAAAGCAGCAGCAGGTTAACGAGGGCCATTATGCCAGCGTGGAAGAACTTCCTGACGCACTGACGCTTACTGTCCCGGCATTGAC from the Candidatus Margulisiibacteriota bacterium genome contains:
- a CDS encoding PIG-L family deacetylase, which produces MPSAASLVPQKGPVALFANSANRAVQGFSLLEINGKPRIVEVVTPSTERARYSGLLSWIEERDLYFHSIDTSERLSPSKRCAAELRSADAVIIPSALPGSKTEEALYQSFLGPVRQGTALIHPISMRNMAGVFNYNYFYGSGAMQAQYEAVLSCASQIVRVDFAQILFNAAKSLGFELQTKRDRNFAFAERFQLRYMMPGGNWELPNRELNEASGLLQNGGLKGNIFFASPHADDLVIAAGAFVASLTAKGWNCLDLVFASGQGGVTADFILKNKEQLLGSLPARSAERQLLLNNYYVLEALPPGSEESKAAERFIKTFVRMSELAETDKPLGAVPELLNLPFYDNRNPDGSRVILPFEYDLVRTALAHNFDRVDMVFAPLKGDMHPDHVATRTIALKIAAGLAVEQGSPIPVFSYASPWFTGATPINALLYYQPQSGFSKQYPAVKSFGRALAIAGTELSCGFAAAPPALGAYCGGDTDRIIAEGFNISVKQ